In Corynebacterium nuruki S6-4, the following proteins share a genomic window:
- a CDS encoding alkane 1-monooxygenase — MTATTDAVTAGSGGTDDAYEHHLTADEQKWIDKKKYAWVFSIFPATIPLIIWGVAEWMKAISAPEFFVHASWFLGPVAVFILIPIGDFVLGRDGENAPEEFVPQLEETKYYRIVSYLYFPVMLASLIMCCWQWTYGGMPWYDKLGLAWSMGMTSGISIVAAHELGHKKTGFERWLAKIVLAVPAYGHFYVEHNKGHHVKVATPEDPVSSRMGENAYVYLLRSIPRQIPRAWNVEKTRLARSKKGQFNLDNDVWNAWLITVVLWGALLIGFGIGILPYMLVQAVIGIALLEFVNYLEHYGLLRRKLEDGRYERCSPEHSWNSDNLTTNIFLYQLQRHSDHHANPTRRYQSLRSDVFAPELPAGYATMIFAAALPPVWFWIMDRRLMQFYNYDIERANLHPAKAAKLRKKWNRIAAQQPAAVTAGQES; from the coding sequence ATGACTGCGACAACAGACGCCGTGACCGCCGGGTCAGGCGGAACCGACGACGCTTACGAACACCACCTGACCGCCGACGAACAGAAGTGGATCGACAAGAAGAAGTACGCCTGGGTCTTCAGCATCTTCCCGGCCACCATCCCGCTGATCATCTGGGGCGTCGCCGAGTGGATGAAGGCGATCAGCGCGCCCGAGTTCTTCGTCCACGCCTCCTGGTTCCTCGGCCCCGTCGCCGTGTTCATCCTCATCCCCATCGGCGACTTCGTCCTCGGCCGGGACGGTGAGAACGCCCCCGAGGAGTTCGTCCCCCAGCTGGAGGAGACGAAGTACTACCGCATCGTCTCCTACCTGTACTTCCCGGTGATGCTCGCCAGCCTCATCATGTGCTGCTGGCAGTGGACCTACGGCGGCATGCCCTGGTACGACAAGCTCGGCCTGGCATGGTCGATGGGTATGACCTCCGGTATCAGCATCGTCGCCGCCCACGAGCTCGGCCACAAGAAGACCGGCTTCGAGCGCTGGCTCGCCAAGATCGTCCTCGCCGTCCCCGCCTACGGCCACTTCTACGTCGAGCACAACAAGGGCCACCACGTGAAGGTCGCCACCCCGGAGGACCCGGTGAGCTCCCGGATGGGTGAGAACGCCTACGTCTACCTGCTGCGCTCCATCCCCCGCCAGATCCCGCGCGCCTGGAACGTCGAGAAGACCCGCCTGGCGCGGTCGAAGAAGGGCCAGTTCAACCTGGACAACGACGTGTGGAACGCCTGGCTGATCACCGTCGTCCTGTGGGGCGCACTGCTCATCGGCTTCGGCATCGGCATCCTGCCCTACATGCTGGTCCAGGCGGTCATCGGCATCGCCCTGCTGGAGTTCGTCAACTACCTGGAGCACTACGGCCTGCTGCGCCGCAAGCTCGAGGACGGACGCTACGAGCGCTGCTCCCCGGAGCACTCCTGGAACTCCGACAACCTGACCACCAACATCTTCCTGTACCAGCTGCAGCGTCACTCCGACCACCACGCGAACCCGACCCGCCGCTACCAGTCACTGCGCTCCGACGTCTTCGCCCCCGAGCTCCCCGCCGGCTACGCGACGATGATCTTCGCCGCCGCGCTCCCGCCGGTGTGGTTCTGGATCATGGACCGCCGGCTGATGCAGTTCTACAACTACGACATCGAGCGGGCGAACCTGCACCCGGCGAAGGCCGCGAAGCTCCGCAAGAAGTGGAACCGCATCGCCGCCCAGCAGCCCGCCGCCGTCACCGCCGGACAGGAGAGCTGA
- a CDS encoding rubredoxin has protein sequence MAVYQCPGCDYRIDTTVGDSSEGFAPGFDWDAEVPEDWFCPDCGVRDKVDFEKIS, from the coding sequence ATGGCCGTCTACCAGTGCCCCGGCTGCGACTACCGGATCGACACCACCGTCGGTGACAGTTCCGAGGGCTTCGCCCCCGGCTTCGACTGGGACGCCGAAGTCCCCGAAGACTGGTTCTGCCCCGACTGCGGCGTCCGCGACAAAGTCGACTTCGAGAAGATCTCCTGA
- a CDS encoding rubredoxin: MSTSTITDYKVWECAQCGYIYDESKGDPEEGFPPGTRWEDIPDDWECPDCGAAKADFDMVQIG; this comes from the coding sequence ATGAGCACCAGCACGATCACCGACTACAAGGTCTGGGAATGCGCCCAGTGCGGGTACATCTACGACGAGTCGAAGGGCGACCCCGAGGAGGGGTTCCCGCCCGGCACCCGCTGGGAGGACATCCCGGACGACTGGGAGTGCCCGGACTGCGGTGCCGCGAAGGCCGACTTCGACATGGTCCAGATCGGCTGA
- a CDS encoding FAD-dependent oxidoreductase produces MTRIAIIGGGVAAHTTLKSYLAAAGGDRDPSTDTVDIFTTEPHAPYRRPEVNKGMLLTGKTPAEVALPGGILTEPGVTLHLSTVVTAVDPAAHTLTAGDTTYAWDRLVFATGAGPRLLDPTTNPWLADRDVHYIRTPEHSAALRTRLAGLAPTDTVVVVGGGVLGLEAASAAATLSDAQVHVLEMGDEVCARMLPPTASRWLRDRHAEHGVTVTCGLDAAALAAQIDRLDPTVVVVSVGAVRDTMLAEDAGIAVGERPGAGIIVDPAGRTSAPDVWAAGDCVEVHGEVDGVPVIVRPEDEGSARTLGTLVGRQLAATGTAAATAERGSYLTEQRRGWTNQYGLMLNIVGDAGTASDDRREQVELSSPEELVVFTVASGAPGAGDVVTGVTTVGRSPEVRAAKNALGTVLTA; encoded by the coding sequence ATGACACGCATCGCGATCATCGGCGGCGGCGTCGCCGCCCACACCACCCTGAAGAGCTACCTCGCCGCCGCCGGCGGGGACCGCGACCCGTCGACCGACACGGTCGACATCTTCACCACCGAACCGCACGCCCCCTACCGGCGTCCCGAGGTGAACAAGGGGATGCTGCTCACCGGGAAGACCCCCGCCGAGGTCGCCCTGCCCGGCGGGATCCTCACCGAGCCGGGCGTCACCCTGCACCTGTCCACCGTGGTCACCGCGGTGGACCCGGCGGCGCACACGCTCACCGCCGGCGACACCACCTACGCCTGGGACCGGCTGGTCTTCGCCACCGGTGCCGGTCCGCGGCTGCTCGATCCGACAACGAACCCGTGGCTCGCCGACCGCGACGTCCACTACATCCGTACCCCGGAGCACTCCGCCGCCCTGCGCACCCGACTCGCCGGGCTGGCCCCGACGGACACGGTCGTGGTCGTCGGCGGGGGCGTCCTCGGTCTCGAGGCGGCGTCCGCCGCGGCGACGCTGAGCGACGCTCAGGTCCACGTCCTGGAGATGGGCGACGAGGTCTGTGCGCGGATGCTCCCGCCCACAGCCTCCCGCTGGCTGCGGGACCGGCACGCCGAGCACGGTGTGACGGTCACCTGCGGGCTGGACGCCGCCGCGCTCGCCGCGCAGATCGACCGGCTCGACCCGACGGTCGTCGTCGTGTCGGTCGGCGCGGTCCGCGACACGATGCTCGCGGAGGACGCCGGCATCGCCGTCGGTGAGCGGCCCGGCGCCGGCATCATCGTCGATCCGGCGGGCCGGACGTCAGCTCCCGATGTGTGGGCCGCAGGTGACTGCGTGGAAGTCCACGGCGAGGTCGACGGTGTGCCGGTGATCGTCCGCCCCGAGGACGAGGGCTCCGCCCGGACCCTCGGCACCCTCGTCGGTCGCCAGCTCGCCGCCACCGGCACAGCTGCCGCGACTGCTGAGCGGGGTTCCTACCTCACCGAGCAGCGGCGCGGCTGGACGAACCAGTACGGTCTCATGCTCAACATCGTCGGGGACGCCGGCACGGCGTCGGACGACCGACGTGAACAGGTGGAGCTGTCCTCGCCCGAGGAGCTGGTGGTGTTCACCGTGGCGTCCGGGGCCCCCGGCGCCGGCGACGTGGTCACCGGCGTGACGACCGTGGGCCGTTCCCCCGAGGTCCGCGCGGCGAAGAACGCGCTGGGCACCGTCCTCACCGCCTGA
- a CDS encoding carboxylesterase family protein yields the protein MSVESPNRFTTTTGRIGSRWVVETTTGPVKGHAANGAVAFRGIPYAEQPVDDLRFRRATARQPWHGVLVADRPGDYCAQWRNPKTGWIGSEHCLWLNVVVPRQSETHSTHGTDADRIIDPEARRPVVIYLHGGGNVHGSAGEPLLSGEYFANATDCVYVAVNYRVGILGQLALGNADSLDADRFDSNTGLSDIMTAIEWVHANAAAFGGDPDRITVMGESSGGAMVTALTAAPRIHGLVAGFIGQSPAAAMVHTPDLAGMLADHALEILHGSDDGRRPRPEGTGTDLLDATPQGLAWLTEQLNAWSWGRAGIAGGFAPVLDDLLPRHPLEPGAQFDVPLLLGTNLDEYVLMRWSYPRRKVFEQQARDFAESLDPQYGPGVLTGLYNSGRGRGDAGRFLGDALFTAPSIRMASQHPSSRAWLYRLDMSTPSLDISGIGATHALDLPILFGRYDSGRGPGALLLGGRDRMRATTAAMQPRWRRFIHEADPGWEPYADGYVTQIFDGGERSVPDPDPALREAWAPVSLTGMPA from the coding sequence ATGTCCGTCGAGTCCCCGAACCGCTTCACCACCACTACGGGCCGCATCGGCAGCCGGTGGGTCGTCGAGACCACCACCGGACCGGTCAAGGGCCACGCCGCCAACGGCGCCGTCGCCTTCCGCGGCATCCCCTACGCCGAACAGCCTGTCGATGACCTGCGGTTCCGTCGCGCCACCGCCAGGCAGCCGTGGCACGGCGTCCTCGTCGCAGACCGACCCGGCGACTACTGCGCCCAGTGGCGTAACCCGAAGACCGGCTGGATCGGCTCGGAGCACTGCCTGTGGCTCAATGTCGTCGTCCCCCGGCAGTCCGAGACACACAGCACGCACGGTACGGATGCCGACCGGATCATCGACCCGGAGGCGCGGCGCCCTGTCGTCATCTACCTGCACGGCGGCGGCAACGTCCACGGTTCCGCCGGTGAGCCGCTGCTGTCCGGCGAGTACTTCGCCAACGCCACCGACTGCGTCTACGTCGCGGTCAACTACCGCGTCGGCATCCTCGGCCAGCTCGCCCTCGGCAACGCCGACAGTCTCGACGCCGACCGGTTCGACAGCAACACCGGCCTGTCTGACATCATGACGGCGATCGAATGGGTCCACGCCAATGCCGCGGCCTTCGGCGGCGACCCCGACCGCATCACCGTCATGGGCGAGTCCAGCGGCGGTGCGATGGTCACCGCCCTGACCGCCGCACCGCGGATCCACGGCCTCGTCGCCGGCTTCATCGGCCAGTCGCCCGCCGCCGCCATGGTCCACACCCCCGACCTCGCCGGCATGCTCGCCGACCACGCGCTCGAGATCCTCCACGGCAGCGACGACGGCAGGCGCCCCCGCCCCGAGGGCACCGGCACCGACCTGCTGGACGCCACCCCCCAGGGCCTCGCCTGGCTCACCGAACAACTCAACGCCTGGTCCTGGGGCCGGGCGGGCATCGCCGGCGGCTTCGCACCGGTCCTCGACGATCTGCTGCCCCGCCATCCGCTGGAGCCCGGCGCACAGTTCGATGTCCCGTTGCTGCTCGGCACCAACCTCGACGAGTACGTGCTGATGCGCTGGTCCTACCCGCGGCGGAAGGTCTTCGAGCAGCAGGCCCGCGACTTCGCCGAGAGCCTCGACCCGCAGTACGGGCCGGGCGTGCTGACCGGCCTCTACAACAGCGGCCGCGGCCGGGGCGACGCCGGACGGTTCCTCGGCGACGCCCTGTTCACCGCCCCGTCGATCCGGATGGCCTCCCAGCATCCCAGCTCCCGGGCCTGGCTGTACCGGCTGGACATGTCCACCCCCTCGCTGGACATCAGCGGCATCGGCGCGACCCACGCCCTCGACCTGCCGATCCTGTTCGGACGCTACGATTCAGGCCGCGGCCCGGGCGCGCTGCTCCTCGGCGGGCGGGACCGGATGCGGGCGACGACGGCGGCGATGCAGCCGCGGTGGCGCCGGTTCATCCATGAGGCCGACCCGGGCTGGGAGCCCTACGCCGACGGCTATGTCACCCAGATCTTCGACGGTGGTGAGCGGTCGGTCCCCGACCCGGATCCGGCACTGCGCGAGGCCTGGGCGCCGGTGAGCCTCACCGGCATGCCGGCGTAA
- a CDS encoding Fic/DOC family N-terminal domain-containing protein: protein MSGSFDPNVPFNQLPGLPPDADVENRAILKAVIRAREQLAVLDTSCRLIPNPEIITSTIPLREAKASTEIENIVTTNDELFRADHGIDSAPTPEAKEALRYNTALHEWPCPQIVDR from the coding sequence ATGTCCGGATCTTTCGACCCGAATGTCCCCTTCAACCAGCTGCCCGGCCTTCCCCCGGACGCTGATGTAGAGAACCGCGCCATTCTCAAGGCGGTGATCCGCGCTCGGGAGCAGCTGGCCGTACTCGACACGTCCTGCAGACTCATTCCCAATCCCGAGATCATCACCTCGACGATCCCACTGCGGGAGGCCAAGGCCTCCACCGAGATCGAGAACATCGTCACCACAAACGACGAGCTGTTTCGGGCCGACCACGGTATCGACAGTGCACCGACCCCCGAGGCCAAGGAAGCACTGCGCTACAACACCGCACTCCACGAGTGGCCTTGCCCGCAAATCGTGGACAGGTAA
- a CDS encoding IS3 family transposase (programmed frameshift): MTNKTPGASRASGGKRPRRTFSPEYKHEAARLVIDTGRTIAEVARELNVGAQSLGKWVAAERAKEAGEPTGELTLDERAELKALRRQVAELGKDNEFLGKAAGLLRSQATTDERYELMAAEKANYEVTRMARLLNVSRSGFYAWTTRQHAEPGPQRRGRDELDAKVRKVFAESDDVYGAPRVHAQLAREGTQVDRKTVAKSMLRQGLEGISPKKFTPVTTIAGVDAYKIPDRVKRGWDQGELNRVWISDITYLRTDEGWLYLAAVTDAHSRRILGWAMDSHMGTFLVAKALRMAHTLRGEVPDGVVFHADRGTEFTSDDMYKACRDLEMLQSVGRTGVCWDNAMAESVWATLKTEFYDRRKWPTRAEARMKVGDWIESRYNRRRLHSALGYVPPVEFEMNLFNKPAVQDPEAA; encoded by the exons ATGACCAACAAGACCCCCGGAGCCAGCAGGGCCAGCGGCGGCAAGCGACCGCGGCGCACCTTCAGCCCCGAGTACAAGCACGAGGCCGCCCGGCTGGTGATCGACACCGGCCGCACCATCGCCGAAGTCGCCCGCGAACTCAATGTCGGTGCCCAGTCGTTGGGCAAGTGGGTCGCCGCTGAACGAGCAAAGGAGGCCGGCGAACCGACCGGGGAACTGACCCTGGACGAACGCGCCGAACTCAAAGCCCTGCGCCGACAGGTCGCCGAGCTGGGCAAGGACAACGAGTTTCTGGGAAAAGCAGCGG GCCTTCTTCGCAGCCAAGCAACGACCGACGAACGGTACGAACTGATGGCGGCGGAGAAGGCAAACTACGAGGTCACCCGCATGGCACGCCTGCTGAACGTATCCCGGTCAGGGTTCTACGCCTGGACCACACGGCAACACGCAGAACCCGGCCCACAGCGCCGTGGACGCGACGAACTCGATGCGAAGGTCCGGAAGGTCTTCGCCGAGTCCGACGACGTGTACGGAGCACCCCGAGTCCACGCACAACTCGCCCGGGAAGGCACCCAGGTTGACCGGAAGACCGTGGCGAAATCCATGCTCCGCCAGGGCCTGGAGGGCATCAGCCCGAAGAAGTTCACCCCGGTGACCACAATTGCCGGTGTGGACGCCTACAAGATCCCTGACCGGGTCAAACGCGGCTGGGACCAGGGCGAACTCAACCGTGTCTGGATTTCAGACATCACCTATCTTCGCACCGATGAGGGCTGGTTGTACCTCGCGGCGGTCACCGATGCGCATTCCCGCCGGATCCTGGGCTGGGCGATGGACTCCCACATGGGCACCTTCCTGGTGGCCAAGGCCCTGCGCATGGCGCATACGCTACGTGGCGAGGTGCCCGACGGGGTGGTGTTCCACGCCGACCGGGGTACCGAGTTCACCAGTGACGACATGTACAAGGCCTGCCGGGACCTGGAGATGCTCCAGTCGGTGGGTAGGACCGGAGTGTGCTGGGACAACGCGATGGCCGAGAGTGTGTGGGCGACGTTGAAGACGGAGTTCTACGACCGTCGGAAGTGGCCCACCCGGGCGGAGGCGAGGATGAAGGTCGGTGACTGGATCGAGTCCCGGTACAACCGTCGGCGGCTGCACTCCGCGCTGGGCTACGTGCCGCCGGTGGAGTTCGAAATGAATCTGTTCAACAAACCTGCTGTCCAGGACCCTGAGGCAGCTTAG
- a CDS encoding Fic family protein produces MLQNAPVDVRATPGTYIGDGRSEVRRYTPPSGPETIRRHLSAWERFIYSDHDLDPLVLMALTHYQFEAVHPFPDGNGRTGRVLNILLLIQEGLLELPVLYLSGVIVRHKNEYYDRLLSVTTDQDWEGWILFMLRAVEEAARETAELIDTLQAHQEATALRIRDLLPTSPAKELAELLVTLPYVRIRDIETADLAKRQTASHWLTTLAGAGLLEEARSDGRQKVFINRDALRILT; encoded by the coding sequence GTGCTCCAGAACGCCCCGGTCGATGTACGCGCCACACCCGGCACGTACATCGGAGACGGCCGCTCCGAGGTCCGCCGCTATACACCGCCATCCGGACCGGAGACAATCCGCCGACACCTCTCCGCCTGGGAGCGGTTCATCTACTCAGACCACGATCTCGATCCCCTGGTTCTCATGGCGCTGACCCACTACCAGTTCGAAGCTGTCCACCCTTTCCCTGACGGCAACGGCCGGACAGGACGAGTCCTCAACATTCTTCTGCTCATCCAGGAAGGTCTCCTCGAACTCCCCGTCCTGTACCTCTCGGGAGTGATTGTCAGGCACAAGAACGAGTACTACGACCGGCTGCTGTCGGTCACAACCGACCAGGACTGGGAAGGATGGATCCTGTTCATGCTCAGGGCAGTGGAAGAGGCCGCCCGGGAAACCGCAGAACTCATCGACACCCTGCAGGCACATCAGGAAGCCACTGCACTCCGGATCCGCGACCTACTTCCGACCTCCCCAGCCAAGGAACTCGCGGAGCTGCTTGTCACTCTCCCCTATGTGCGGATCCGCGATATCGAGACCGCTGATCTGGCGAAACGACAGACCGCATCTCATTGGCTGACCACACTCGCCGGCGCCGGCCTGCTGGAGGAAGCGAGGTCGGACGGCAGGCAGAAGGTGTTCATCAACCGGGATGCCCTCCGCATCCTGACGTAG
- a CDS encoding dicarboxylate/amino acid:cation symporter, producing MSDTSPEGTAVASGEPGTTGSSPASRRRHLPGWLTGFGAQVITGLVVGLILGFIARAQGADGGDDGPWLAQFLDKTGSIYVDLLKTMVPPLIITAVITSVANLRKVANAARLAVSTLIWFAITAFFSVLAGILVGVVMKPGANTGIDAASAAEPSHTGSWMGFIDSVVPQNFLGLGASASSDGDISVSFNVLQLLIISIVLGIAAVKAGKSAEPLLNVTESLLGVVQKVLWWIIRLAPIGTGALIGHAVADYGWDAMGSLGKFVLAIYVGLAIVLLVIYPLALKFNGLPVIGFFRRVWPVTSLGFVTRSSMGVMPVTQRVTERSMGVPGAYASFAIPLGATTKMDGCASVYPAVAALFVSQFFGMDLSFTDYLLIMFVSVIGSAATAGTTGATVMLTLTLSTLGLPLEGVGLLLAIEPIIDMGRTAINVTGQSLVATIVAKRAGIWEKDVWDAAEGSGVDLDSDDADEVDDADDAVEGSGRDAGAELGTAATESATAR from the coding sequence ATGTCCGATACTTCGCCCGAGGGGACGGCGGTGGCGTCCGGAGAACCCGGAACCACCGGATCGTCCCCGGCGTCCCGTCGCCGCCACCTCCCCGGCTGGCTCACCGGCTTCGGCGCCCAGGTCATCACCGGCCTCGTCGTCGGCCTCATCCTCGGCTTCATCGCCCGCGCCCAGGGCGCCGACGGCGGCGACGACGGCCCCTGGCTCGCCCAGTTCCTCGACAAGACCGGGTCGATCTACGTCGACCTGCTGAAGACCATGGTGCCGCCGCTGATCATCACCGCGGTCATCACCTCGGTCGCCAACCTGCGCAAGGTCGCCAACGCCGCCCGCCTGGCGGTCAGCACGCTGATCTGGTTCGCCATCACCGCCTTCTTCTCCGTGCTCGCCGGCATCCTCGTCGGTGTGGTGATGAAGCCCGGTGCGAACACCGGCATCGACGCAGCCTCCGCCGCCGAGCCGTCCCACACCGGGTCCTGGATGGGCTTCATCGACTCGGTCGTGCCGCAGAACTTCCTCGGCCTCGGCGCCTCGGCGTCCTCCGACGGTGACATCTCGGTGAGCTTCAACGTCCTGCAGCTGCTGATCATCTCCATCGTCCTCGGTATCGCCGCGGTGAAGGCCGGCAAGTCCGCCGAGCCGCTGCTCAACGTCACCGAATCGCTGCTCGGCGTGGTGCAGAAGGTGCTGTGGTGGATCATCCGCCTGGCCCCGATCGGCACCGGCGCGCTCATCGGCCACGCGGTCGCCGACTACGGCTGGGACGCCATGGGTTCGCTCGGCAAGTTCGTCCTCGCCATCTACGTCGGCCTCGCCATCGTGCTGCTGGTCATCTATCCGCTGGCCCTGAAGTTCAACGGCCTGCCGGTCATCGGCTTCTTCCGCCGGGTGTGGCCGGTGACCTCCCTCGGTTTCGTCACCCGCTCCTCGATGGGCGTGATGCCGGTGACCCAGCGGGTCACCGAACGTTCCATGGGCGTGCCCGGGGCCTACGCCTCCTTCGCGATCCCGCTGGGTGCGACGACGAAGATGGACGGCTGTGCTTCGGTGTACCCCGCGGTCGCCGCACTGTTCGTCAGCCAGTTCTTCGGCATGGACCTCAGCTTCACCGACTACCTGCTGATCATGTTCGTCTCGGTCATCGGCTCCGCCGCCACCGCCGGGACGACGGGCGCGACCGTGATGCTGACTCTGACGCTGTCCACGCTGGGCCTGCCGCTGGAGGGCGTGGGCCTGCTGCTGGCCATCGAACCGATCATCGACATGGGCCGTACCGCGATCAACGTGACCGGCCAGTCGCTCGTCGCCACGATCGTCGCCAAGCGCGCGGGGATCTGGGAGAAGGACGTGTGGGACGCCGCGGAGGGGTCCGGCGTCGACCTCGACTCCGATGACGCTGACGAGGTTGACGACGCTGACGACGCTGTTGAGGGGTCCGGCCGGGATGCCGGTGCGGAGCTCGGCACCGCCGCGACGGAATCCGCCACCGCCCGCTGA